One window from the genome of Mucilaginibacter ginsenosidivorans encodes:
- a CDS encoding glucosamine-6-phosphate deaminase, giving the protein MFREFKADSLAVRIYDSRSGMGNTAAIMVCEKLTELFSRQQFVNIIFAAAPSQNEFLQALVERKDIEWQRVNAFHMDEYIGLSDDAPQRFGAFLKEKIFGHLPFRSVNYINGNAPDPQLECRRYAELLLQKPPDIVCMGIGENGHIAFNDPHVANFNDPLVVKIVDLDESCRRQQVNDGCFAALDDVPTHAITLTVPALMAGRYICCMVPGKNKTAAVFDTIYGGITEYCPASALRRHPNAILFLDTDSAGNAW; this is encoded by the coding sequence ATGTTCAGGGAATTTAAAGCAGACTCACTGGCTGTCAGGATATATGACTCCCGCTCCGGGATGGGTAATACCGCGGCGATAATGGTTTGTGAAAAGCTGACGGAATTATTCTCGCGGCAGCAGTTTGTGAATATAATCTTCGCGGCAGCGCCATCTCAAAATGAATTCCTGCAGGCATTGGTCGAAAGAAAAGATATTGAATGGCAACGCGTGAACGCCTTCCACATGGATGAATACATTGGCCTGAGCGATGACGCACCGCAAAGATTTGGAGCGTTTTTGAAAGAGAAGATATTTGGTCATTTGCCTTTCCGGTCGGTTAATTACATTAATGGAAATGCTCCAGATCCGCAGCTTGAATGCCGGCGGTACGCCGAACTGTTATTGCAAAAACCGCCCGATATTGTTTGCATGGGCATAGGCGAGAATGGGCACATAGCCTTTAACGACCCCCATGTGGCCAATTTCAACGATCCATTGGTTGTTAAAATTGTCGATTTAGATGAATCCTGCCGCAGGCAGCAGGTAAATGACGGCTGTTTTGCTGCATTAGATGATGTGCCAACTCATGCTATAACGCTAACTGTTCCGGCCTTAATGGCTGGCAGATACATCTGTTGTATGGTGCCGGGAAAAAATAAGACTGCGGCTGTTTTTGATACCATATATGGCGGGATAACGGAATATTGCCCGGCTTCTGCACTGCGCAGGCATCCTAACGCGATATTATTTCTTGATACTGATAGCGCGGGCAATGCATGGTAA